The following proteins come from a genomic window of Ilumatobacter coccineus YM16-304:
- a CDS encoding efflux RND transporter permease subunit, which produces MNHAGRRFGRSGRSRTMENFWRNTGVQLGKHWKIVAVVLAVVTAALSIGFTRVEFATGQDSYLNPDSQIAIDNVEFQDNFGGETIILLFTAEDDADVDVSKLFEGSNLETLERLNDELAEVPAVYSVVTPLTSLTFSSELVGGPAGSAALTGALSRDEAGSEARTADIGIALARRGAAGEQVIGNPLWNQLLIYGNDNFEVVDGEVIAPDADQLVIRKSLQGTFPNALDDDGNLNGPLNGTAVGGIILDGNIDLDTQSSTTETVLDILERAQFEGFDLTVTGSPVYLAEINDYLQGGMLTLGLAALAVMAVVLGLIFRVRWRLLPLLAVLIGVLWTFALMGLFGIDLSLVTISGLPILIGLGIDFAIQIHNRVEEEVVLDNDEHPISETVANVAPPLIAATVAGVLAFLALRISKVPMIRDFGVLLAVGVVVLVILGIVVPVAALGIREWVKPTEDRGESLVEKLVVRLGGLPTKFGLPLVVAALALFVGGVLVEGETKIQSDPVKWIDQSSQTVADIEELEVATGFGSTLGILVTANNVYDQDVVDLIHEFIIDAEARPDVVSSSSLVNTMAKIIDIDGATVIAPSTQDIVNADTTLQSDDDADVRTTLANIERVLVNPDRTATQINLRLAPASLDERAVLVESLADDLDARIDALQATLDADSLLLADLPDGQTAVRATPAGLATVGIGLLENLSANRANLTYLALCLAGLFLVLRFRSVTRALLALVPVLLAVGASSLIVALIGFELSPLTTVGGPLVIATCAEFAVLILGRYLEERQTGLTPREASDKAAGRTGRAFFTSAMTTIGGFAVLIGSALPLLRDFGIIVTMNVAIALLAALVVMPPLSVWVDERGWLGTQEQGAIDGSVRLAANVPGGQMVGAGVGVVALAAGVVGVYSTADTESGEASTASFTAVPLPTTTTTTTTTIAPPPTTAPPEGEEPAGPLVDPSGFGDERPEGLVGGTLFDLLTGDQVGVAPNVANCAIETLASRTSDDELLALGAATAEPAAAELIAQAARDCGITENQIERAIAIQRNEEPPPVEDAPETTVAAEPEEPAGPEIDPSGFSVDPPTDPIQQIVFDLLVGGNGYTGQGIDPQVANCAIETTLADNDPTIFTLLAAQDPAAVESVKTSSAKCGIEPAVVDGAVAEFAAS; this is translated from the coding sequence GTGAATCACGCCGGACGTCGATTCGGTCGATCAGGTAGGAGCAGGACCATGGAGAACTTCTGGAGGAACACGGGCGTTCAGCTCGGAAAGCACTGGAAGATCGTTGCTGTCGTTCTCGCGGTGGTCACCGCAGCGCTGTCGATCGGATTCACCCGCGTCGAGTTCGCCACCGGACAGGACAGCTACCTCAACCCGGACTCGCAGATCGCGATCGACAACGTCGAGTTCCAGGACAACTTCGGCGGCGAGACGATCATCCTGTTGTTCACCGCCGAAGACGATGCCGACGTCGACGTGTCGAAGCTCTTCGAAGGTTCGAACCTCGAGACGCTCGAACGCCTCAACGACGAGCTCGCCGAGGTGCCGGCCGTCTACTCGGTCGTCACACCGCTCACGTCGCTCACGTTCAGCTCCGAGCTCGTCGGCGGTCCGGCCGGATCGGCCGCGCTCACCGGCGCGCTGAGTCGTGACGAAGCCGGCTCCGAGGCGCGCACCGCCGACATCGGCATCGCGCTCGCGCGACGCGGCGCCGCCGGCGAACAGGTCATCGGCAACCCGCTGTGGAACCAGCTGCTCATCTACGGCAACGACAACTTCGAGGTCGTCGACGGTGAGGTCATCGCCCCCGACGCCGATCAGCTCGTCATCCGCAAGTCGCTGCAGGGCACGTTCCCCAACGCCCTCGACGACGACGGCAACCTCAACGGACCGCTCAACGGCACCGCGGTCGGTGGCATCATCCTCGACGGCAACATCGACCTCGACACCCAGTCGTCGACGACCGAAACCGTGCTCGACATCCTCGAGCGCGCGCAGTTCGAGGGGTTCGACCTCACGGTCACCGGCTCGCCGGTGTACCTCGCCGAGATCAACGACTACCTCCAGGGCGGCATGCTCACCCTCGGCCTGGCCGCCCTCGCGGTGATGGCGGTCGTCCTCGGCCTCATCTTCCGCGTCCGGTGGCGCCTGCTCCCGCTGCTCGCCGTGCTCATCGGCGTGCTCTGGACCTTCGCCCTCATGGGCCTCTTCGGCATCGACCTGTCGCTCGTGACCATCTCGGGTCTGCCGATCCTGATCGGTCTCGGCATCGACTTCGCGATCCAGATCCACAACCGTGTCGAAGAAGAAGTGGTGCTCGACAACGACGAGCACCCGATCTCCGAGACGGTCGCCAACGTCGCGCCGCCGCTCATCGCCGCCACCGTCGCAGGCGTGCTCGCGTTCCTCGCGCTGCGCATCTCGAAGGTGCCGATGATCCGTGACTTCGGCGTGTTGCTCGCGGTCGGTGTCGTCGTCCTCGTCATTCTCGGCATCGTCGTCCCGGTCGCCGCGCTCGGCATTCGTGAGTGGGTCAAGCCCACCGAAGACCGGGGCGAATCGCTGGTCGAGAAGCTCGTCGTTCGCCTGGGTGGCCTGCCGACCAAGTTCGGTCTGCCGCTCGTCGTCGCCGCACTCGCCCTGTTCGTCGGCGGCGTGCTCGTTGAAGGCGAGACCAAGATCCAGTCCGATCCCGTGAAGTGGATCGACCAGAGCAGCCAGACCGTGGCCGACATCGAAGAGCTCGAGGTCGCCACCGGTTTCGGCTCGACGCTCGGCATCCTCGTCACGGCCAACAACGTCTACGACCAAGACGTCGTCGACCTGATCCACGAGTTCATCATCGACGCCGAAGCTCGACCTGACGTCGTGTCGTCGTCGAGCCTCGTCAACACGATGGCCAAGATCATCGACATCGACGGCGCCACGGTGATCGCCCCGTCGACCCAAGACATCGTCAACGCCGACACGACGTTGCAGAGCGACGACGACGCCGACGTTCGCACGACGCTCGCCAACATCGAGCGCGTGCTGGTCAACCCCGACCGCACGGCGACGCAGATCAACCTCCGCCTGGCGCCGGCCAGCCTCGACGAACGCGCCGTGCTCGTCGAATCGCTCGCCGACGATCTCGACGCTCGCATCGACGCACTGCAAGCCACGCTCGACGCCGACAGCTTGCTCCTCGCCGATCTTCCCGATGGGCAGACCGCGGTCCGAGCGACCCCGGCCGGCCTGGCGACCGTCGGCATCGGCCTGCTCGAGAACCTGTCGGCCAACCGCGCCAACCTCACGTACCTCGCGCTCTGTCTCGCCGGACTGTTCCTCGTGCTCCGTTTCCGGTCGGTCACGCGGGCGTTGCTCGCCCTGGTTCCGGTGTTGCTCGCCGTCGGTGCTTCGTCGCTGATCGTGGCGTTGATCGGCTTCGAGTTGAGCCCGCTCACCACCGTGGGCGGTCCGCTCGTCATCGCGACGTGTGCCGAGTTCGCCGTGCTGATCCTCGGCCGATATCTCGAGGAACGCCAGACCGGCCTGACGCCGCGCGAGGCATCCGACAAGGCAGCGGGTCGCACAGGCCGCGCCTTCTTCACCTCGGCCATGACGACCATCGGTGGCTTCGCCGTGCTCATCGGATCGGCGCTCCCGCTGCTCCGTGACTTCGGCATCATCGTCACGATGAACGTGGCGATCGCGCTCCTCGCAGCGCTCGTCGTCATGCCGCCGCTGTCGGTCTGGGTCGACGAGCGCGGCTGGCTCGGAACCCAGGAGCAGGGCGCGATCGACGGCTCGGTCCGCCTCGCGGCCAACGTCCCGGGCGGCCAGATGGTCGGCGCCGGCGTGGGCGTGGTCGCGCTCGCCGCTGGCGTCGTCGGTGTGTACTCGACGGCCGACACCGAGTCGGGCGAAGCGAGCACCGCATCGTTCACCGCGGTGCCGTTGCCCACGACCACGACGACGACCACCACGACGATCGCTCCGCCGCCCACCACGGCGCCTCCCGAGGGTGAGGAGCCCGCCGGACCGCTCGTCGACCCGTCGGGCTTCGGCGACGAGCGCCCCGAAGGCCTCGTCGGCGGCACGCTCTTCGATCTGCTCACCGGTGACCAGGTCGGAGTTGCGCCGAACGTCGCGAACTGTGCAATCGAGACGCTGGCATCGCGAACGAGCGACGACGAACTGCTCGCGCTCGGCGCGGCGACCGCCGAACCGGCTGCTGCCGAACTCATCGCGCAGGCTGCGCGTGACTGCGGCATCACCGAGAACCAGATCGAGCGCGCCATCGCGATCCAGCGCAACGAGGAGCCGCCTCCGGTCGAGGACGCACCCGAGACCACGGTCGCGGCCGAGCCGGAGGAGCCCGCCGGGCCGGAGATCGATCCGTCGGGCTTCAGCGTCGACCCGCCGACCGACCCGATCCAGCAGATCGTGTTCGACCTGCTCGTCGGCGGGAACGGCTACACCGGCCAAGGCATCGACCCACAGGTGGCGAACTGTGCCATCGAGACGACGCTCGCCGACAACGATCCGACGATCTTCACCTTGCTCGCCGCACAGGATCCTGCCGCCGTCGAGTCGGTGAAGACCTCGTCGGCCAAGTGCGGCATCGAGCCCGCCGTGGTCGACGGCGCCGTCGCCGAGTTCGCCGCGAGCTGA
- a CDS encoding 3-hydroxyacyl-CoA dehydrogenase NAD-binding domain-containing protein, giving the protein MSDPSASTQVSESVRVERDGDVALVIVNNPPVNALSWHVRQGLFDGITQATESGASAIVVICDGRTFIAGADISEFGGGAPQAVGLQEVQSAMEDAPVPVIAAIHGTALGGGLEVALCAHYRVSVASAKFGLPEVNLGLLPGAGGTQRLPRLVGVPKALEMMTTGRHISSAEAKEGGLVDDVVDSDSLDDLRAAAVAFANKAVDENMPRTRVRDRNELVEQHKGDEQTFADFRKGIARKTRGFLAPEYNIRCIEAAANLPFDEGLKVEGKLFMELMTGPQSAAQRYYFFAERAANKIPDIPKDTPLIDVQKVGVLGAGTMGGGIAMNFANVGIPVTIVERDQESLDRGLGVVRKNYERSRSTTPEQVEERMALITGSTDKADFADCDMVIEAVFEDMDLKKSIFKELDEICKPGALLASNTSALDVNEIAAVTSRPESVIGMHFFSPANVMKLLENVRGDKSSDSVVATTMAIGKKIKKVSVMVGVCPGFVGNRMLFMRGAEAERMLMEGATPAQVDNVLYEFGFPMGPFSMSDLAGLDIGWKEETSSSSTIREILCENGRRGQKNGRGYYTYDPDTRAATPDPEVEQLIKDFAISKGHEQREVSDQEILERLLYPMVNEGAKILEEKIAIRGSDIDVVWVNGYGWPVYRGGPMHWADSVGLAEIVEKIKGYSESLGGKHWTLSPLLEQLATDGGQLQTYTS; this is encoded by the coding sequence ATGAGCGATCCGTCTGCATCCACCCAAGTGTCCGAGTCCGTTCGCGTGGAGCGAGACGGCGACGTTGCCCTCGTCATCGTGAACAACCCGCCGGTCAACGCGTTGAGTTGGCACGTCCGGCAGGGCCTGTTCGACGGCATCACGCAAGCCACCGAATCGGGAGCGTCCGCCATCGTCGTCATCTGCGACGGCCGCACGTTCATCGCCGGCGCCGACATCAGCGAGTTCGGCGGCGGCGCCCCGCAAGCCGTCGGGCTGCAAGAAGTGCAGTCGGCCATGGAGGACGCGCCCGTTCCGGTCATCGCCGCCATCCACGGCACCGCCCTCGGCGGCGGCCTCGAAGTCGCCCTGTGCGCGCACTACCGCGTGTCGGTCGCGTCGGCGAAGTTCGGTCTGCCCGAAGTCAACCTCGGTCTGCTCCCCGGCGCCGGTGGAACCCAGCGCCTACCGCGCCTCGTCGGCGTGCCCAAGGCGCTCGAGATGATGACGACGGGTCGTCACATCAGCAGCGCCGAAGCCAAGGAGGGCGGCCTGGTCGACGACGTGGTCGACAGCGACAGCCTCGACGACCTCCGAGCCGCAGCCGTTGCGTTCGCCAACAAGGCCGTCGACGAAAACATGCCCCGCACCCGGGTGCGCGACCGCAACGAGTTGGTCGAACAGCACAAGGGCGACGAGCAGACCTTCGCCGACTTCCGCAAGGGCATCGCCCGCAAGACGCGCGGGTTCCTCGCTCCCGAATACAACATCCGGTGCATCGAAGCAGCGGCCAACCTGCCTTTCGACGAGGGCCTGAAGGTCGAGGGCAAGCTCTTCATGGAGCTCATGACCGGCCCGCAGTCGGCGGCCCAGCGCTACTACTTCTTCGCCGAACGCGCCGCGAACAAGATCCCCGACATCCCGAAAGACACGCCGCTCATCGACGTCCAGAAGGTGGGCGTCCTCGGTGCGGGCACGATGGGTGGCGGCATCGCGATGAACTTCGCCAACGTCGGCATCCCCGTCACCATCGTCGAGCGCGACCAGGAATCACTCGACCGTGGACTCGGCGTCGTTCGCAAGAACTACGAGCGTTCGCGCTCGACCACGCCCGAGCAGGTCGAGGAGCGCATGGCGCTCATCACCGGTTCGACCGACAAGGCCGACTTCGCCGACTGCGACATGGTCATCGAAGCCGTGTTCGAAGACATGGACCTGAAGAAGTCGATCTTCAAGGAGCTCGACGAGATCTGCAAGCCGGGTGCGCTGCTGGCGTCGAACACGTCGGCACTCGACGTCAACGAGATCGCAGCGGTCACCAGCCGCCCCGAGAGCGTCATCGGCATGCACTTCTTCAGCCCGGCCAACGTCATGAAGCTGCTCGAGAACGTGCGCGGCGACAAGTCGTCCGACTCGGTCGTGGCCACCACGATGGCGATCGGCAAGAAGATCAAGAAGGTCAGCGTGATGGTCGGCGTGTGTCCGGGCTTCGTGGGCAACCGCATGTTGTTCATGCGCGGTGCCGAAGCCGAGCGGATGCTGATGGAAGGTGCCACCCCGGCCCAGGTCGACAACGTCCTGTACGAGTTCGGTTTCCCGATGGGCCCGTTCTCGATGAGCGACCTCGCCGGCCTCGACATCGGCTGGAAGGAAGAGACCTCGTCGTCGTCGACGATTCGCGAGATCCTCTGCGAGAACGGCCGTCGCGGCCAGAAGAACGGACGCGGGTACTACACCTACGATCCCGACACGCGCGCCGCCACGCCCGACCCCGAGGTCGAACAGCTCATCAAGGACTTCGCGATCAGCAAGGGTCACGAGCAGCGTGAGGTCTCCGATCAGGAGATCCTCGAGCGGCTGCTCTACCCGATGGTCAACGAAGGCGCGAAGATCCTCGAGGAGAAGATCGCCATCCGCGGCAGCGACATCGACGTGGTCTGGGTGAACGGCTACGGCTGGCCCGTCTACCGCGGCGGTCCGATGCACTGGGCCGACAGCGTCGGCCTCGCCGAGATCGTCGAGAAGATCAAGGGCTACAGCGAGTCGCTCGGTGGCAAGCACTGGACGCTCTCGCCGCTCCTCGAGCAGCTCGCCACCGACGGCGGACAGCTCCAGACCTACACGAGCTGA
- the pyrE gene encoding orotate phosphoribosyltransferase produces the protein MSELPGLSPTLDTLRRHVIEHSVKTGEFVLKSGATSNWFLDTKQTACRADGILAVTDALVEVLGDDLASIDAIGGLTMGADPMAYGVAAVLATRGHSLRSFSVRKEAKQGGITGRIAGALQPGDRVLVTEDTTTRGTSLIEAVDEIAAFGAEPVFMSVIVDRGGTCAAMADERGIAYRPLLTAPDLGFGFGT, from the coding sequence GTGAGTGAACTTCCGGGATTGAGCCCGACCCTCGACACGCTTCGACGCCACGTCATCGAACACTCGGTGAAGACCGGTGAGTTCGTCCTCAAGTCGGGCGCGACGAGCAACTGGTTTCTCGACACCAAGCAGACCGCGTGTCGAGCCGACGGCATCCTCGCGGTCACCGACGCACTGGTCGAGGTGCTCGGCGACGACCTCGCGTCGATCGACGCGATCGGCGGCCTCACGATGGGCGCCGACCCGATGGCGTACGGCGTCGCCGCCGTTCTCGCCACACGCGGCCATTCGTTGCGCAGCTTCAGCGTGCGCAAGGAAGCGAAGCAGGGCGGGATCACCGGACGCATCGCCGGGGCGCTCCAGCCCGGTGATCGCGTGCTGGTGACAGAAGACACGACCACGCGCGGAACGTCGCTGATCGAAGCGGTCGACGAGATCGCCGCGTTCGGTGCCGAACCGGTGTTCATGAGCGTGATCGTCGACCGCGGTGGCACGTGCGCGGCGATGGCCGACGAGCGCGGCATCGCGTATCGCCCGCTGCTGACCGCACCAGATCTGGGTTTCGGTTTCGGCACCTGA
- a CDS encoding L-serine ammonia-lyase — MSSSPPISVFDMLKIGVGPSSSHTLGPWCAAQAFVDRLRDRGGLHAVTSVEVDLLGSLAKTGRGHGTGIAIMMGLSGHDPVTCDVDIVQQLGPECLASGRLLLGGEHPVPFVRERDLHFLQTESLPAHPNGMRFTATLADGRVVTQTSYSIGGGFVEHEHQHDDGVDTGTSFGGVEAIAELPYPIDSASDLQRWADDSGGTIAEVVRANERSWRPDDRIDRDLLAIRDVMLECAFRGCRTHGTLPGGLDVTRRAARLHDDLIGPASAFESATDWFDAVRSAPAEFDDTVAWISCFALAINEENAAFGRVVTAPTNGAAGVIPAVMFHHLKHLDPDGLSGGDPDAEAIRFLLVAAEIGAIFKKGSTISAAMGGCQAEIGVSSAMAAAALTECRGGTVRQSLMAAEIAMEHHLGLTCDPIGGLVQVPCIERNAMGAMKAISASRLARASTPELARVSLDDVIDTMWQTAQDMHADYKETAEGGLATRIPVSVVEC, encoded by the coding sequence ATGAGTTCGTCACCGCCGATCAGCGTCTTCGACATGCTCAAGATCGGCGTGGGCCCGTCGAGCTCGCACACCCTCGGTCCGTGGTGCGCCGCTCAGGCGTTCGTCGATCGACTGCGCGACCGCGGTGGCCTCCACGCCGTCACGTCCGTCGAGGTCGATCTGCTCGGCTCGCTCGCCAAGACCGGTCGAGGCCACGGCACCGGCATCGCGATCATGATGGGGCTGAGCGGACACGACCCGGTCACCTGCGACGTCGACATCGTCCAACAGCTCGGACCCGAGTGCCTGGCGTCGGGGCGCCTGCTCCTCGGCGGTGAGCACCCGGTGCCGTTCGTCCGCGAACGCGACCTGCACTTCCTGCAGACGGAGTCGTTGCCCGCACATCCCAACGGCATGCGGTTCACCGCCACACTCGCCGACGGGCGCGTCGTGACGCAGACCTCATACTCGATCGGCGGCGGCTTCGTCGAGCACGAGCACCAGCACGACGACGGCGTCGACACCGGCACGTCGTTCGGTGGGGTCGAGGCCATCGCCGAACTGCCGTACCCCATCGACTCGGCGAGCGATCTGCAGCGCTGGGCCGACGACAGCGGCGGCACCATCGCCGAGGTCGTGCGCGCCAACGAACGTTCGTGGCGACCCGACGACCGGATCGACCGCGACCTCCTCGCGATCCGCGACGTGATGCTCGAGTGCGCGTTCCGCGGCTGCCGCACGCACGGCACCCTGCCAGGCGGCCTCGACGTCACACGTCGAGCGGCGCGACTCCACGACGACCTGATCGGCCCGGCATCGGCGTTCGAGTCGGCCACCGACTGGTTCGACGCCGTTCGCTCGGCCCCCGCCGAGTTCGACGACACCGTCGCGTGGATCAGTTGTTTCGCGCTCGCCATCAACGAGGAGAACGCGGCATTCGGTCGAGTGGTGACCGCGCCGACGAACGGCGCCGCCGGCGTGATCCCGGCCGTGATGTTCCATCACCTGAAGCACCTCGACCCCGACGGTCTGTCGGGTGGCGACCCCGACGCCGAGGCGATCAGGTTCCTGCTCGTTGCCGCCGAGATCGGAGCGATCTTCAAGAAGGGCTCCACGATCTCCGCGGCGATGGGCGGTTGTCAGGCCGAGATCGGCGTGTCGTCGGCGATGGCGGCCGCAGCGCTCACCGAGTGCCGCGGTGGAACGGTCCGGCAATCGTTGATGGCCGCCGAGATCGCGATGGAACACCACCTCGGACTCACCTGCGACCCGATCGGCGGCCTCGTCCAGGTGCCGTGCATCGAGCGCAACGCGATGGGTGCGATGAAGGCGATCAGCGCGTCGCGCCTCGCCCGAGCGAGCACGCCCGAACTCGCCCGCGTGTCGCTCGATGACGTGATCGACACGATGTGGCAGACCGCGCAGGACATGCACGCCGACTACAAGGAAACGGCCGAAGGAGGCCTGGCGACGCGCATCCCGGTCAGCGTCGTCGAATGTTGA
- the purB gene encoding adenylosuccinate lyase: MIPRYSTPEMDAVWSDPVRFGRWLEVELLATEGHAEAGVVPAQAAAICRANAPVSDEAFVQKIHEREQITDHDVAAFVDVVQDAINDPAGSWIHYGLTSSDVGDTALCWAMRDAADLMIEAATDLLATLVRMAREHADTVMIGRTHGIHAEPTTFGAKVALWALQVDRDRARLRAARDAVAVMKLSGAVGTYSNIPPEVEAFVGDKLGLTPVPATQVVARDRHSEFLYACASIGATCELMAVELRHLQRTEVREVQEGFKPGQKGSSAMPHKRNPISAETISGLSRVLRSNLLAGLQDVALWHERDISHSSVERVILPDSSQLAYYVMRRLKRLLDGLVVMPERMQANLDASYGLVFSQPVLLSLVQSGKTRDEAYRIVQRNAMRAWDEGLDFRTLLEADDEVDNSVLDDAFDLRRSLSNLNIVFAQLDGLE; the protein is encoded by the coding sequence ATGATCCCTCGCTATTCGACTCCCGAAATGGATGCGGTGTGGTCCGATCCGGTGCGCTTCGGACGCTGGCTCGAGGTCGAACTGCTGGCGACCGAAGGCCACGCCGAAGCCGGCGTCGTGCCCGCCCAAGCCGCCGCCATCTGCCGTGCCAACGCGCCGGTCAGCGACGAAGCGTTCGTCCAGAAGATCCACGAACGCGAACAGATCACCGACCACGACGTCGCGGCATTCGTCGATGTGGTGCAGGACGCGATCAACGATCCGGCAGGGTCATGGATCCACTACGGGCTCACCTCGTCCGACGTCGGTGACACCGCCCTGTGTTGGGCGATGCGCGATGCCGCCGATCTGATGATCGAGGCCGCCACCGACCTGTTGGCCACGCTCGTGCGGATGGCGCGCGAGCACGCGGACACGGTGATGATCGGCCGCACCCACGGCATCCACGCCGAGCCGACGACGTTCGGTGCCAAGGTCGCACTCTGGGCGCTCCAGGTCGATCGCGATCGTGCCCGTCTGCGCGCTGCTCGCGACGCCGTCGCCGTCATGAAGCTGAGCGGAGCGGTCGGCACGTACTCCAACATCCCGCCCGAGGTCGAGGCGTTCGTCGGCGACAAGCTCGGTCTCACGCCGGTGCCGGCCACGCAGGTCGTCGCCCGTGACCGACACTCCGAGTTCCTGTACGCGTGCGCCTCGATCGGCGCGACCTGCGAGCTGATGGCGGTCGAGTTGCGTCACCTGCAGCGCACCGAGGTGCGCGAAGTACAAGAAGGGTTCAAGCCAGGTCAGAAGGGCTCGTCGGCGATGCCGCACAAGCGCAACCCGATCTCGGCCGAGACGATCTCGGGCCTGTCTCGGGTGCTTCGATCGAACCTGCTCGCCGGTCTGCAGGACGTGGCGCTCTGGCACGAACGCGACATCTCGCACAGCTCGGTCGAGCGGGTCATCCTGCCCGACTCGTCGCAGCTCGCGTACTACGTGATGCGTCGCCTCAAGCGGCTGCTCGACGGGCTCGTCGTGATGCCCGAGCGGATGCAGGCCAACCTCGACGCGAGCTACGGCCTCGTGTTCAGCCAGCCGGTGCTGCTGTCGCTCGTGCAGAGCGGCAAGACGCGCGACGAGGCGTATCGCATCGTGCAGCGCAACGCCATGCGGGCGTGGGACGAAGGTCTCGACTTCCGGACGCTGCTCGAAGCCGACGACGAGGTCGACAACTCGGTGCTCGACGACGCGTTCGATCTGCGTCGCAGCCTGAGCAACCTGAACATCGTGTTCGCGCAGCTCGACGGATTGGAATGA
- a CDS encoding acyl-CoA thioesterase has translation MFELSQHGHDVHVGSGPQYPWGGLYGGQIVAQALRAATISVDEELEPHSIRAYFIRRGDASEPIRYEVDRIRNGRSFATRRVVARQAVGAILNAESSFQRPETSPTVQTVSMPKVPEPASLTAESWTDAFDRVDVPIDAVSASQRDGGGRVVTWMKVTNPIGDPADRASQLIHRCWLTYLSDDLPTESVLNMHPISSEEGAEEFRFAASLDHTVWFHRPVVADEWHLYDFSCLHLVSGRGLSLGHVFSPDGAHVATVAQEVLVRDSRNRG, from the coding sequence ATGTTCGAATTGTCTCAACACGGTCACGATGTTCACGTCGGTTCCGGACCGCAATATCCGTGGGGCGGCCTCTACGGCGGTCAGATCGTGGCGCAGGCATTGCGAGCGGCGACGATCTCGGTCGACGAAGAACTCGAACCGCACAGTATTCGCGCCTATTTCATTCGGCGGGGCGACGCATCCGAGCCGATTCGATATGAGGTCGACCGCATCAGAAATGGGCGCAGTTTTGCCACCAGGCGTGTTGTGGCGCGTCAAGCAGTCGGTGCAATTCTCAACGCCGAGAGCTCGTTTCAACGCCCCGAAACATCGCCGACGGTGCAGACCGTCTCGATGCCGAAAGTACCCGAACCGGCGTCGCTGACCGCCGAATCGTGGACCGATGCATTCGACCGAGTCGACGTGCCCATCGACGCCGTGAGCGCGTCGCAACGCGACGGCGGAGGGCGCGTCGTCACCTGGATGAAAGTGACGAATCCGATCGGCGATCCCGCCGACCGAGCATCACAACTCATTCACCGCTGCTGGTTGACCTACCTGTCCGATGACCTGCCGACCGAGTCGGTGTTGAACATGCACCCGATTTCGTCCGAAGAGGGCGCCGAGGAGTTCCGCTTCGCAGCGAGTCTCGACCACACCGTCTGGTTCCACCGGCCGGTCGTCGCCGACGAATGGCACCTCTACGACTTCAGCTGTCTCCATCTGGTGAGCGGCCGGGGTCTCTCGCTCGGCCACGTGTTCTCACCCGACGGCGCGCACGTCGCCACCGTTGCCCAGGAAGTGCTCGTTCGCGACAGCCGCAATCGAGGGTGA
- a CDS encoding nucleoside deaminase, with protein sequence MGALGIEELGHPWRVVFDEAWASFRSGNYGIGAALVDPGTGDVVSTGRNRVTEQQPASRTIGGNFLAHAEMNAFAAMEPFFARGLHLYTTLEPCLMCSATAIQLNVEHVHFAAHDEFFDDLDGLWQHHEYTRTRKPGRTGPLDEAIARFARLLPMTFTLAESPESNAAIAARRDTPELAAVAQRLATAPELAEVREADSVSDAYHAIASELASW encoded by the coding sequence ATGGGGGCGTTGGGAATCGAGGAGCTGGGGCATCCGTGGCGGGTGGTGTTCGACGAAGCGTGGGCGTCGTTCCGCTCCGGCAACTACGGCATCGGTGCAGCGCTCGTCGACCCGGGCACCGGCGACGTCGTGTCGACCGGTCGCAACCGAGTCACCGAGCAGCAACCGGCGTCGCGCACGATCGGCGGGAACTTTCTCGCACACGCCGAGATGAACGCGTTCGCCGCGATGGAGCCGTTCTTCGCCCGCGGGTTGCACCTCTACACCACACTCGAGCCGTGTCTGATGTGCTCGGCCACCGCGATCCAGCTCAACGTCGAGCACGTCCATTTCGCCGCCCACGACGAGTTCTTCGACGACCTCGACGGGCTCTGGCAACACCACGAATACACACGCACTCGCAAGCCGGGACGAACGGGTCCGCTCGATGAAGCGATCGCTCGATTCGCCCGACTGCTGCCGATGACCTTCACCCTCGCCGAGAGCCCGGAGAGCAACGCGGCGATCGCCGCCAGGCGCGACACCCCAGAACTCGCGGCGGTCGCCCAACGACTCGCCACTGCGCCAGAACTGGCCGAGGTGCGCGAGGCGGACTCGGTGTCCGACGCCTATCACGCGATCGCGAGCGAGCTGGCGAGCTGGTAG